In Asticcacaulis sp. EMRT-3, the sequence GCCGCATCGAGCGCCAGCTTTGTCTGTACGAAGACCAGCCCCAGAAAGCCGCGCCAGCGCACATGGACGGCGTCGATCTGCGCCTTACCGCGCGTCAGGGCCTTCAGGCGCAAACTGCCGTGAAAGCGGCCATCTTCGCCGCGCATCAGCGCCCGGTCATAGCTGGAGGCTTGCAGGCGGGCATCAAGCCCCAGACGCAGTTCAAGGCGCGCAGGCTTGCGCCAGCGGGTAAAATCAAGCGTGAAAGGGATGTCCGCCTCGCGGCCCAGATCGAGCGTTGGCGGCAGCTTCAGCGCCATGTCCAGCCCCTGCCCGACCGGCGCGAACATGCCGTCCAGCAGGGCGGCGGCGAACAGCAGCACGGCTGCCAGCACCACATAGGGCCACACACCCGGCGCATACAGGCCCACACCTATGGCGGCGGGCACACACAGGCCGGACAGGACGAGCAGACGGGGCGCGGGCGAAAAGGCCATCTTAAGTCTTTCCCCTCACCCCACTTGTGCCCCTCTCCCCATATATGGGGAGAGGACGAGAGCCGAGCGCAGCGAAGGCGATCGGGTGAGGGGCAAGTCCTCCCCTGCCCCTCACCCGGCTCGCAAGCTCGCCACCCTCTCCCCACATGTGGGGAGAGGGGTAGGCTAAGCGCCACGAAAGACACGAAAAGGCACGAACCCCCATCCTCCCCCGTTTACGGGGGAGGTGGCGCAGCTTGTCTGCGTCGGAGGGGGGAGCCGGACGAACCCATTCCCCCTTCCGTCGTCCGGGCTGTCGCCCGCCCTCATCCTTCCGCAAGGCCTTTGTCCAACAAGGTATTGACCACGGAAAACACGGAAAACACGGACGCACAGCGTCCGCCGGGCGCCAGACTTCACCACGCCCGCCAACACACTCCGTCCGTGCTTTCTGTGTTTTCCGTGGTTCTAAGCTTTCCGGCGCGATAGGCCGGTCGCTTTTTCTCCTCCCCATCGCAGATGGGGAGGTGGCTGTGAGCGCAGCGAACAGACGGAGGGGTATGGGGCGCACAGGCACCCCCCTTCCGTCTTTTGCCACGCCTACGCGGGCAAAATCCACCTTCCCCGTAAACGGGGAAGGATGAAGTCCGTCACGCTTCCGCAAGGCCCTTTTCCAACAAGGTATTAACCACGGAAAACACGGAAAACACGGACGCACAGCGTCCACCGGACGCCAGACCTCACCACGCCCGCCAACAGACTCCGTCCGTGCTTTCTGTGTTTTCCGTGGTTCTAAGCTTTCCGGCACGATAGGCCGGTCGCTTTTTCTCCTCCCCATCGCAGATGGGGAGGTGGCTGTGAGCGCAGCGAACAGACGGGGTATGGGGCGCACAGGCACCCCCCTTCCGTCTTTTGCCACGCCTACGCGGGCAAAATCCACCTTCTCCGTAAACGGGGAAGGATGAAGTCCGTCACACTTCCGCAAGGCCTTTGTCCGACACGGTATTAACCACGGAAAACACAGAAAACACGGACGCACAGCGTCTGCCGGACGCCAGACCTCACTACGCCCGCCAACAGACTCCGTCCGTGCTTTCTGTGTTTTCCGTGGTTCAAAGCCTTCCAACGCGATAGGCCGGGGTCGCACAAAGAAACCCCTCCGGCGAGACAAGCTCGCCACCTCACCATCTTCGCCAAAAGGCTCGACAGGGTGGAGAAGCGTGCGCGTCCGTGGTGCAAAATCCCTCATCGCGGAATCTCGATCCGTTCGAGCAGGCGTTGCAGCACCGTATCGACCTGTTCGCCCTCAATCTCGGCTGAGGCCGACAACAGCACGCGGTGGCGCATGGACGCCGCGTAGAGCGCCTTGATGTCGTCGGGCAGCACATAGTCGCGGCCATCGAGAACGGCCCTGGCACGGCTCGCACGGGCCAGCAGGGCACCGGCGCGCGGCGAAGCGCCCACAGCCAGTTGCGGCGCTTCGCGGGTGGCGCGGATCAGGGCCACGATATAGTCGCGGTTGGCCTCATTGAGCCGCACGCCGGCCACCGTGGTCATGGCCTCTTTTAAGGAGGCGGAATCGAGCACGGGCTGGATGGCGTCGAGCACATTATCGCTGGCCTGGGCATTGCCGGAGCCTTCGACAATGCGGCGTTCTTCTTCGAGCGACGGATAGCCTAAGATATGTTTGAACAAAAACCGGTCGAGCTGGGCTTCGGGCAGAGGATAGGTGCCCTGCTGCTCAATCGGGTTCTGCGTGGCAATCACCGTGAAATGCTGGCCCAGATCATGGCGCACACCGTCCAGCGTCACCGCACGTTCCTGCATGGCCTCCAGCAACGCGGCCTGTGTCTTGGGCGGGGTGCGGTTGATTTCGTCGGCCAGCAACAGGTCGCAGAAGATCGGCCCCTTGGACAGAGAAAAGCTCGACGACTGGAAATTGAACAGGTTCGAGCCCAGCACGTCACCGGGCAGCATGTCCGGCGTGAACTGGATACGGCCAAAGCGCAAGCTAAGCGCCCGGCAGAAGGCGCGCGCCAGCAGGGTCTTGGCGGTGCCCGGCGGGCCTTCGAGCAGGATGTGACCGCCGGAAAACAGCGCGGTCAGCATCAGATCCACCGTGTCGGCCTGACCGATGACCGCCTTGCCGATCTCGCCGCGCAAACGCACGGCCAGCGACTGAATATCAGATATGAGCACGTTCAATCTCCGTCTTCCAGGCATGAAGCCTGCGGGTGATGTCAATGAGCTGATGCACCGTCATGGCGCGCTCAGCCCGGCTTTTGAGGTCGAGATAGCTGTCCTGCGTATGGTGCGCCTGACCGATGCGTTCCGCCAGATCATCGGGCGGCTGGCCTTGCGAAATCTGCATATAGCCGCGGTCCTTGAGCACGAGATCGCGGACATGCCGGGCATAGGCGGGGGCCAGTTTGGCTTCTTTGAGCGTCAGCGCCAGCAGACGGGCGGCATTATCGGCCAGAACCCGCACACCGCGCCCCAGCGGCGGCCCCTCGCCTTCGCTGCGTGGCGGGCCGAAGCGCGAAAAGGCCGCCCACATCAGGGCCAGACCGGTCAGCAGCAGACACAGGGGCGCGGCGATAAAGGGTGGACGTGTCAATGTGTGGAGCAGGTCGTGGTCAAAGCCCAGCGCATTGAAGGTGATATTGAAAACGATGTCGGGTCGCGCCTGTGCCCCGTCTGCCTTGCCAGCCTTGTCCGCAGGCGGCATCAGGGCGTCGATCAGGCTGAGCGCCGCCACCACGCGCTTTGGGTCGGACAGGATCAGATTATTGAGCAGATCGGGATCGCTCAGCACATAGACGGGTGCCTTTGGCTGCGGACGCCCGCCGGTCACGATCAGGCGCGACAGGATGACCCGCCCGTCCACCGTGGTCAGCACCGGGGTGAGATTGGGCGCCGTCAGGCTTTGCAGGCCGGTGATGACGCCGAGATCGAGCGCCGGGAAGCCATTTTGTGCAGGCAAGGCCCAGTGGCGGCGCAGCGGCACGAAGTCCTGATCGATCTCCAGCCCGCCCATGCTCTTTATGAGGTCTGCCTGCGCCTTATCAGCCTTGATTTCAGCCGCCGTCTTCGCGCGGGTGTCGCGCCACATCGTGCCATGCGGCCTGTCATAGGTGATCAGCCGGTCACCGGCGATCAGCCGCATCCTGCCATCCGCCAGAGGTGGAAGTTTATTCTGAGCCGGCACGGGGGCCTGTGTAGCGGGAGCTAAAAGCTCCGTGGTGCGGATCATGACCGGCCACGGCACCATAGAGGGGTCGGCGTCCCACAGAGGATGCTTCTCCATCTGAGCGGCATTCCATTTTGGCAGAACCACCAGAACGGCGCGGCCAAGCGGATGATAGAGGATGTGGTTGACACGCTTCGGATCGGGCGCGCCATACAGATCGGTGTCATCATCCGCTGTTTGCGATCCCGCATCGGCAGAGGCGCTTTGCGCGGCGGATGAACTGACAGAAGAAGAGCTGGCCGATGCCGAATCCGCGTCCGTCTTGCGGTCGGGATTGCGGCCAAACAGAAAATTGCTCTGGTCGGAATCAAGCGTGATAATCTCAAGACCGGCTTTGAGCGGATCGGGCCCGTCCTCATCGCGGTTGACCACAACGCTGCGGCCACGCGCCAGCAGAAGCCGCTTCAGCCCCTGATCGCCCTGCGCCGACACACTGGTCACATTGGCCTGATGGCCGGTCACCGGCTCGCTATTGGCGCCCACCAGTACAATCGCCGCCATAGCGAACAGGGCGAGGCACAGGAACAGGGCCACCGCCGGTAACCACTGGCCGCGATCCTTGAGCGAAAAGCGCTTGCCGGTTTTGGGTTCCGCCATCAGACGCCCCCTGCCCGGCTGATATTTTGCGTGGCCTCAACAGCCGCAAAGGCCACATAGGCGGCGCGGCAGGCCTCAAAACCAGCCCGATCGACGCTCTTTCCGGCGAAATAGGACGATTCCACGCACGCCACGATCTCGGCAAAGGCCGGACGCGCCTCAGGCGGCAACAAAGGATGGGACAGAATATCGCGCGCCGAAAAATGTTTGCGCACCAGATCAGGCCGGTAGGCATTGATGTCAGCGACGCTGCGCACCAGCAGCAGATGGACTGCCTCGTCATATTCGCCCTTCGCCGCCAGGGCGTCGATCTCGGCCAGCAGGGCCGCCACAGCCGATTGTGTTGGCCGCCACGGCGTCTCAGACCGCAGGTGATCACGGGCGAACAGGCGCTCAAACCGCGAGGTCAGGAACAGGCGCACCACGGGCGATAACAGCAAGGCCACAAACCCGATTACCACCAGAGCCGCAATATAGGGCATGGCCGGGCCAAGCGGCGCCAGCAGATGGCCCAGCGTATCGAAAAAGTGACCGAGGCTCTTCAAAAGGCCCTGCCAGAATTTGATCGTCTTTTCGTCGATCTGTGCG encodes:
- a CDS encoding MoxR family ATPase, which encodes MLISDIQSLAVRLRGEIGKAVIGQADTVDLMLTALFSGGHILLEGPPGTAKTLLARAFCRALSLRFGRIQFTPDMLPGDVLGSNLFNFQSSSFSLSKGPIFCDLLLADEINRTPPKTQAALLEAMQERAVTLDGVRHDLGQHFTVIATQNPIEQQGTYPLPEAQLDRFLFKHILGYPSLEEERRIVEGSGNAQASDNVLDAIQPVLDSASLKEAMTTVAGVRLNEANRDYIVALIRATREAPQLAVGASPRAGALLARASRARAVLDGRDYVLPDDIKALYAASMRHRVLLSASAEIEGEQVDTVLQRLLERIEIPR